From a region of the Thalassospira sp. TSL5-1 genome:
- a CDS encoding PstS family phosphate ABC transporter substrate-binding protein, protein MKKTLAIAALASVALTGAAHARDQIRIVGSSTVFPFATAVAEEFGKTTSFKTPVIESTGSGGGLKLFCSGVGEQAPDITNASRRIKKSEVETCAKNGVEAITEVKIGYDGIVLANSKAAPQFELSKEQIFLALAKIVPSKDGKELIENPYNNWKEIDPSLPDEKIEVLGPPPTSGTRDAFTELVLEEACDEFPVIAELKKADKAKHKAVCGGVREDGGYIEAGENDNLIVQKLEANPVALGIFGFSFLDQNGDKLHGSKIGGVSPTFEAIADGSYPVSRSLYFYVKNAHVGTIPGMEEYVAQFTSDKAWGDEGYLADRGLIPMEKAEREQVREAAKNLTPLSM, encoded by the coding sequence ATGAAGAAGACACTCGCTATTGCAGCACTCGCGAGCGTTGCCTTGACCGGCGCCGCACATGCGCGCGATCAGATTCGTATCGTTGGCTCGTCCACTGTGTTTCCGTTCGCAACCGCTGTCGCGGAAGAATTCGGCAAGACCACTTCTTTCAAAACGCCGGTTATTGAATCGACCGGTTCCGGCGGTGGCTTGAAGCTGTTTTGTTCAGGCGTTGGGGAACAGGCACCCGACATCACCAATGCTTCGCGCCGCATTAAAAAGTCCGAAGTTGAAACCTGCGCCAAAAACGGCGTTGAAGCGATTACCGAAGTTAAAATCGGTTATGACGGCATCGTTCTTGCCAACTCCAAAGCTGCACCGCAGTTTGAACTGAGCAAGGAACAGATCTTCCTGGCGCTGGCGAAAATCGTTCCGTCCAAGGATGGCAAGGAACTGATCGAAAACCCGTATAACAACTGGAAAGAAATCGATCCGTCCCTGCCGGACGAAAAGATCGAAGTCCTCGGGCCGCCGCCGACCTCCGGTACCCGCGATGCCTTTACCGAGCTGGTACTTGAAGAAGCCTGTGACGAATTCCCGGTCATTGCCGAGCTGAAAAAAGCCGACAAAGCCAAGCACAAAGCCGTTTGTGGCGGTGTACGTGAAGACGGTGGCTATATCGAAGCTGGTGAAAACGACAACCTGATCGTTCAGAAACTTGAAGCCAACCCGGTTGCTCTGGGCATCTTCGGCTTCTCGTTCCTCGACCAGAATGGCGACAAGCTGCATGGTTCCAAAATTGGTGGCGTTTCGCCGACCTTTGAAGCCATTGCCGATGGGTCTTACCCGGTTTCGCGTTCGCTGTACTTCTATGTCAAGAACGCCCATGTCGGCACCATTCCGGGCATGGAAGAATATGTCGCCCAGTTCACCTCGGACAAAGCCTGGGGCGATGAAGGCTACCTTGCGGATCGTGGCCTGATCCCGATGGAAAAAGCTGAACGTGAACAGGTTCGCGAAGCTGCGAAAAACCTGACCCCGCTCAGCATGTAA
- the pstC gene encoding phosphate ABC transporter permease subunit PstC: MSLTFLLLGIALLSALSFVFGRQRAVALSGGRYSNLHSLPVHYGTYTALWCGLPALALLFVWYALQGSVVQALIVSDLPADITSDPGKLSLALNAISLIAADNAAHLDVAPEVVEAGQRLATLHTISNSALIVVLLSVALLGLTLSYRRIFPDMRARNNVERIVRYLMIGCSAIAILSTLGIVFSLLFEALHFFSKISPVDFLFGLEWSPQTAIRADQVASEGAFGMIPLFAGTLLITFIAMLVAVPVGLFSAIYMGEYASSTFRAWAKPALEILAGVPTVVYGFFAALTVAPFLRDSGAVLGLSVSSESALAAGLVMGIMIIPFVSSLSDDVMSQVPQSLRDGSYGLGATKSETIRLVIFPAALPGIVGAILLAVSRAIGETMIVVMAAGLAANLTANPLQAVTTVTVQIVTLLVGDQEFDSAKTLSAFALGLVLFLVTLGLNVFALKVVQKYREKYD, encoded by the coding sequence ATGTCTTTGACTTTCTTGTTGCTGGGGATTGCGCTGCTTTCTGCGCTCTCTTTTGTCTTTGGACGACAGAGAGCCGTCGCCCTTTCCGGCGGACGCTATAGCAACCTGCATTCGCTGCCTGTTCATTATGGCACCTATACCGCTTTGTGGTGTGGTCTGCCCGCACTTGCCTTGCTGTTTGTGTGGTATGCGCTGCAGGGCTCCGTGGTACAGGCGCTGATCGTCAGTGATCTGCCAGCCGACATCACCTCGGATCCGGGCAAGTTGTCTTTGGCGCTGAATGCCATTTCCCTGATCGCGGCCGACAATGCCGCCCATCTGGATGTTGCCCCCGAAGTTGTTGAAGCCGGGCAGCGGCTGGCAACTCTGCACACCATTTCCAACAGCGCACTGATTGTGGTGTTGCTGTCGGTTGCATTGCTGGGCTTGACCCTTTCTTATCGCCGTATTTTTCCCGACATGCGGGCGCGCAACAATGTCGAACGGATCGTGCGGTATCTCATGATCGGCTGTTCGGCCATCGCCATTCTCTCAACGCTTGGCATTGTGTTTTCGCTGTTGTTTGAAGCCCTGCATTTCTTTAGCAAAATCAGCCCGGTTGATTTCCTGTTTGGTCTGGAATGGAGCCCGCAAACCGCGATCCGCGCCGACCAGGTGGCGTCCGAGGGTGCCTTTGGCATGATCCCGCTTTTTGCCGGGACGCTGTTGATTACCTTTATTGCGATGCTGGTAGCGGTTCCGGTTGGCCTGTTTTCCGCCATTTATATGGGGGAATATGCGTCATCGACCTTTAGGGCCTGGGCGAAGCCGGCCCTGGAAATTCTCGCCGGTGTGCCAACCGTGGTTTACGGCTTTTTCGCGGCCCTGACGGTTGCCCCCTTCCTGCGCGATAGCGGTGCCGTTCTCGGGCTGAGTGTCAGTTCGGAAAGTGCGCTGGCGGCGGGCCTGGTGATGGGCATCATGATTATTCCGTTTGTGTCCTCACTGTCGGATGACGTGATGTCGCAGGTGCCCCAGTCGCTGCGCGATGGCTCCTATGGTTTGGGCGCGACAAAGTCGGAAACCATTCGTCTGGTCATTTTTCCGGCGGCCTTGCCCGGTATTGTTGGGGCCATCCTGCTGGCGGTTTCCCGGGCAATTGGTGAAACCATGATTGTGGTGATGGCCGCTGGTCTTGCCGCAAACCTGACGGCAAATCCGCTTCAGGCTGTAACTACGGTTACGGTACAAATTGTGACCCTGCTGGTCGGCGACCAGGAATTTGACAGTGCCAAAACCCTGTCGGCCTTTGCTCTTGGTCTGGTTCTTTTCCTTGTTACCCTGGGGTTGAATGTCTTTGCCCTGAAGGTTGTGCAGAAGTATCGCGAGAAATATGACTGA
- the pstA gene encoding phosphate ABC transporter permease PstA, with product MTDMASLMEDRAAGSDAANMRKPVDWDSAEITRNVKKRYAAERRFKTYGLVAILLALSALLMLGYSIVSKGYSAFVQTYVQLEVTFDPAVIDPDGTRDPAVIGRANFDALIKEALRKQFPDVTSRSEKRKLYDIVSSGASYDLRERVMETPSLIGQTRKVWLIAGDDFDMLNKGYISADTKESSRRLDDDQISWFQALTDSGAIEKRFHTRFFTNGDSREPELAGIWGAAVGSFYTLFVTLILSFPIGVAAAIYLEEFAPKNRLTQIIEVNINNLAAVPSIVFGLLGLELYLNVMHLPRSAPVVGGLTLALMTLPTIIIAARAAIKAVPPSIRQAALGLGASPVQTVSHHVLPLAMPGILTGTIIGMAQALGETAPLLMIGMVAFIVDIPGSAMDAATVLPVQIYLWADSPERAFVEKTSAAIMVLLAFLILMNGLAVFLRKKFERKW from the coding sequence ATGACTGATATGGCATCTCTTATGGAAGATCGCGCCGCTGGTTCCGATGCTGCCAACATGCGTAAGCCGGTTGACTGGGACAGTGCCGAAATTACCCGCAATGTCAAAAAACGCTATGCTGCCGAACGGCGATTTAAGACCTATGGTCTGGTTGCGATTCTGCTGGCACTGTCGGCACTGCTTATGCTGGGTTATTCGATTGTGTCCAAGGGCTATAGCGCCTTTGTCCAGACTTATGTGCAGCTTGAGGTTACGTTTGATCCGGCAGTCATCGACCCGGATGGAACCCGTGATCCGGCGGTTATTGGCCGGGCGAATTTTGATGCGCTGATCAAGGAAGCCCTGCGCAAGCAGTTTCCAGATGTCACGTCGCGGTCAGAAAAACGCAAGCTATATGACATCGTTTCAAGCGGTGCTTCCTATGATTTGCGCGAACGGGTGATGGAAACCCCCTCCCTGATCGGGCAGACCCGCAAGGTCTGGCTGATTGCTGGCGATGATTTTGATATGCTCAACAAGGGCTATATCAGTGCTGATACCAAAGAATCGAGCCGCCGCCTTGATGACGACCAGATCTCGTGGTTTCAGGCATTAACCGATAGCGGGGCAATTGAAAAACGGTTCCATACCCGCTTTTTCACCAACGGCGATTCCCGCGAACCGGAATTGGCCGGTATATGGGGGGCGGCTGTTGGCTCTTTTTATACCCTGTTTGTCACACTGATCCTGTCCTTTCCGATTGGGGTGGCTGCTGCCATTTACCTTGAGGAATTTGCCCCGAAAAACCGTCTGACCCAGATTATTGAGGTCAATATCAACAATCTGGCAGCGGTGCCGTCCATCGTGTTTGGTTTGCTCGGCCTTGAGCTTTACCTCAATGTCATGCACCTGCCGCGTTCTGCCCCGGTTGTGGGTGGTTTGACCCTGGCCTTGATGACCCTGCCAACCATCATCATTGCCGCCCGTGCCGCGATCAAGGCGGTTCCGCCGTCAATTCGTCAGGCCGCTTTGGGCCTGGGGGCGTCGCCGGTGCAAACGGTTAGCCATCATGTGCTGCCGCTGGCCATGCCGGGTATTTTGACCGGGACGATTATTGGCATGGCCCAGGCACTGGGTGAAACGGCACCGCTTTTGATGATTGGTATGGTGGCCTTTATTGTTGATATTCCGGGCAGTGCGATGGATGCGGCAACGGTTTTACCGGTGCAGATCTATCTGTGGGCAGATAGCCCCGAGCGTGCCTTTGTTGAAAAAACCTCTGCGGCGATCATGGTATTGCTGGCCTTCCTGATCCTGATGAACGGGCTGGCTGTGTTCCTGCGCAAGAAATTTGAACGGAAGTGGTAA
- the pstB gene encoding phosphate ABC transporter ATP-binding protein PstB has product MAVVTADAMTNASQTRGKSKMAARDLNLFYGDNQALYDVNLDVVEREVTALIGPSGCGKSTFLRCLNRMNDTIDGVTINGKVTLDERDIYDKSIDVVQLRARIGMVFQKPNPFPKSIFDNVAYGPRIHGLVNSRDELDEIVMTSLEKAGLLKEVKDRLASPATGLSGGQQQRLCIARAVAVSPEVILMDEPCSALDPIATAKVEELIDELRSNYTIVIVTHSMQQAARVSQRTAFFHLGKLVEVGETDQIFTNPRDERTKGYITGRFG; this is encoded by the coding sequence ATGGCTGTTGTAACTGCTGACGCAATGACAAACGCTTCGCAAACGCGCGGCAAATCCAAAATGGCGGCCCGTGACCTCAACCTGTTTTATGGCGACAATCAGGCCCTTTATGATGTCAATCTGGATGTTGTTGAACGTGAAGTCACCGCGCTGATTGGTCCGTCGGGTTGTGGCAAATCCACTTTCCTGCGTTGCCTTAACCGCATGAACGACACCATTGATGGCGTGACCATCAATGGCAAGGTCACACTGGATGAACGCGACATTTACGATAAATCAATCGACGTGGTGCAGTTGCGGGCGCGCATCGGCATGGTGTTCCAGAAACCCAACCCGTTCCCGAAATCGATTTTCGATAACGTGGCCTATGGCCCGCGCATTCATGGTCTGGTCAATTCCCGCGACGAACTTGACGAAATCGTCATGACCTCGCTGGAAAAGGCTGGCCTTCTGAAAGAAGTCAAAGACCGTCTGGCATCACCGGCGACGGGTCTTTCCGGTGGTCAGCAGCAGCGCCTGTGCATTGCGCGTGCGGTTGCGGTCAGCCCCGAAGTTATTTTGATGGATGAACCGTGTTCCGCGCTGGATCCGATTGCGACCGCCAAGGTCGAGGAACTGATCGACGAGCTGCGTTCGAACTACACAATTGTCATCGTCACACACTCCATGCAGCAGGCCGCGCGTGTGTCGCAGCGCACGGCCTTTTTCCACTTGGGTAAACTTGTGGAAGTCGGCGAAACGGACCAAATCTTTACCAACCCGAGAGATGAACGGACCAAGGGTTATATCACTGGTCGCTTCGGTTAA
- the phoU gene encoding phosphate signaling complex protein PhoU — protein sequence MRKEETHIVSSFDEELTRLNNIISQMGGLAESQLISAIRAISKRDSELAEQVIVSDLRIDKLEQEVQDFAVRVLALRQPMADDLRQVVTALKLSNDLERIGDLAKNIAKRAQVLNQIPPIRPVQVIPNMARLAQEIIKDVLDAYIENDAEKAQRVWARDQEVDDMYNSLFRELLTYMMEDPRNITASTHLLFIAKNIERIGDHATNIAETIYYRIKGEDLPVDGRPKNDAANFAVIEPNEAGE from the coding sequence ATGAGAAAAGAAGAAACCCATATTGTCAGTTCATTCGACGAAGAACTGACCCGGTTGAACAATATCATATCCCAGATGGGCGGCCTGGCCGAAAGCCAGCTGATTTCGGCGATCCGCGCGATTTCCAAGCGCGATTCCGAATTGGCCGAACAGGTCATTGTTTCAGACCTGCGCATCGACAAGCTGGAACAGGAAGTTCAGGATTTCGCTGTGCGTGTTCTGGCCCTGCGTCAGCCAATGGCCGATGATTTGCGCCAGGTTGTAACCGCGCTTAAATTGTCAAATGATCTGGAACGCATTGGTGATCTTGCCAAAAACATCGCCAAGCGCGCCCAGGTTCTGAACCAGATCCCGCCGATCCGCCCGGTTCAGGTCATTCCTAACATGGCCCGTCTGGCACAGGAAATCATCAAGGATGTTCTGGACGCCTATATCGAGAATGACGCGGAAAAAGCCCAGCGCGTGTGGGCCCGTGACCAGGAAGTGGATGATATGTACAATTCGCTGTTCCGCGAATTGCTGACTTACATGATGGAAGACCCGCGCAACATTACCGCATCGACCCATCTTTTGTTCATTGCCAAAAACATCGAACGCATCGGCGACCATGCCACCAATATTGCCGAAACGATCTATTACCGCATCAAGGGCGAGGATCTGCCGGTGGATGGCCGTCCCAAAAACGATGCTGCCAATTTTGCCGTGATTGAACCCAACGAGGCAGGGGAATAA
- the phoB gene encoding phosphate regulon transcriptional regulator PhoB, with product MDPTVLIVEDEAAIVTMLRYNLEREGMNVVEAGDGDEALKIMAETHVDLVLLDWMLPVMSGIEVCRQIRRKPESRDLPVIMVTARGEEGDRIRGLDTGADDYVTKPFAIGELLARIRALLRRSGPAQPQGQLIYSDIEMDLAAHRVNRSGKPIHLGPTEFRLLRYFLEHPGRVFSREQLLNAVWGPNIYVETRTVDVHIRRLRKALNDVKGTKDVIRTVRAAGYALDDDAAA from the coding sequence ATGGATCCTACGGTTCTTATTGTCGAGGATGAAGCCGCCATCGTCACGATGTTGCGCTACAACCTTGAACGGGAAGGCATGAATGTTGTGGAAGCCGGTGACGGGGACGAAGCCCTGAAAATCATGGCTGAAACCCATGTCGATCTGGTCCTGCTGGACTGGATGCTGCCGGTCATGTCCGGGATCGAAGTATGCCGTCAGATCCGCCGTAAACCGGAAAGCCGCGATTTGCCGGTGATTATGGTGACAGCGCGTGGTGAAGAAGGCGACCGCATTCGCGGCCTTGATACCGGGGCGGATGACTATGTGACCAAGCCCTTTGCCATTGGCGAATTGCTGGCCCGTATCCGTGCGCTTTTGCGCCGGTCGGGTCCGGCGCAACCACAGGGGCAGTTGATCTATTCCGATATCGAAATGGATCTGGCGGCACATCGTGTCAATCGCAGCGGCAAACCCATTCATTTGGGGCCGACGGAATTTCGTCTTTTGCGGTATTTCCTGGAACATCCGGGCCGGGTTTTTTCGCGCGAACAGCTCCTTAACGCTGTTTGGGGGCCGAATATCTATGTCGAAACCCGCACGGTGGATGTGCATATCCGCCGTTTGCGCAAGGCCCTGAATGACGTTAAAGGCACCAAGGATGTGATCCGCACTGTGCGTGCCGCGGGTTATGCTTTGGATGACGATGCGGCGGCGTAA
- a CDS encoding cation:proton antiporter, which yields MPHSTVLFELFLILSAAVIAVPIAQRLKANSIIGFLIGGLVIGPFGLGLIPDNRDISTVAELGVVFLLFMIGLELSRERLRVIGGKFAALGVLQITVTLGIGFVVLMAIDLPLPSALVIAGALALSSTAIILKQLSDERQLHTRFGRAALAVLLLQDVAVGPFLIMVQAAGNTASTTSPWVSILAGVGAVAVLLLAGRFLLRPMFRAIAALHNPELFAIGTLFAVLAASTLTEMAGLSMALGAFIAGVMLAETEFRHQIEADIAPFRGVFLSLFFMSVGMSVDVGVVYHHALTVILGVLALLLIKGAILFLLSLATRFDRAVSMRIALGLAGGGEFAFVMFSLAAQNGAITPQLAAILVPIVAISMALTPSMIGLGKKLEDIFHPRETDQLGEIEAHTDGVAHHVLIIGCGRVGRVLARLLRTRNIPFIVLDSDAQQVARGRAEGLPVYFADGSRPESFRAAHTDQAHVAAVAMGSPHETEKTVALLRQHYPHLRIFARAQDISHIGALSRSGANAAIPEVLETGLRLSDHVLSACDVPQDEIDSEIAKFRRADMLLMNELAPRSPSHSSASATKPASATNEPEHKA from the coding sequence ATGCCCCATAGCACTGTGCTCTTCGAGCTATTCCTGATCCTGAGTGCTGCCGTAATTGCCGTGCCAATTGCGCAGCGATTAAAGGCCAATTCCATCATTGGCTTTCTGATTGGCGGCCTGGTGATCGGACCCTTTGGGCTGGGACTTATTCCCGATAATCGCGATATTTCCACCGTTGCCGAACTGGGTGTTGTCTTCCTGCTTTTCATGATCGGGCTGGAACTATCGCGCGAACGGTTGCGCGTAATCGGCGGCAAGTTTGCCGCTTTGGGGGTTTTGCAAATAACCGTGACGCTGGGCATTGGTTTTGTCGTTCTGATGGCCATCGACCTGCCCTTGCCCAGCGCGCTGGTGATTGCCGGGGCCCTGGCCCTTTCGTCCACCGCGATTATCCTCAAGCAGCTTTCAGACGAACGACAGCTTCACACCCGTTTTGGCCGGGCCGCCCTGGCAGTTTTGCTGCTTCAGGATGTGGCGGTTGGCCCCTTTCTGATCATGGTACAGGCGGCGGGCAATACCGCCAGCACCACCAGCCCGTGGGTCAGCATCCTCGCCGGTGTGGGGGCCGTTGCCGTATTGCTGCTGGCCGGGCGCTTTTTGCTGCGGCCCATGTTTCGCGCCATTGCCGCCCTGCATAACCCGGAACTATTTGCCATTGGCACCCTATTTGCCGTGCTGGCCGCCAGCACCTTGACGGAAATGGCCGGTCTTTCGATGGCATTAGGGGCGTTTATCGCCGGGGTGATGCTGGCCGAAACCGAATTTCGCCATCAGATCGAAGCCGACATTGCGCCATTTCGCGGCGTGTTTTTGTCCCTGTTTTTCATGTCGGTCGGCATGTCGGTGGATGTCGGGGTGGTTTATCATCATGCGCTGACCGTCATTTTGGGGGTTTTGGCCCTGTTGCTGATCAAGGGGGCGATTTTGTTTTTACTGTCCCTGGCAACACGGTTTGACCGGGCGGTATCGATGCGCATTGCCCTGGGGCTGGCGGGCGGCGGTGAATTTGCCTTTGTGATGTTTTCGCTGGCCGCGCAAAATGGCGCAATCACCCCGCAACTGGCGGCTATTCTGGTGCCGATTGTCGCCATTTCAATGGCCCTGACCCCCAGCATGATTGGCCTTGGCAAAAAGCTGGAGGATATTTTTCATCCACGCGAAACTGACCAACTCGGTGAAATCGAGGCCCATACCGATGGGGTCGCCCATCATGTTCTGATTATCGGCTGTGGGCGTGTGGGCCGGGTATTGGCCCGTTTGTTAAGAACCCGCAACATTCCCTTTATCGTTCTGGATTCCGATGCCCAGCAGGTGGCGCGTGGTCGTGCCGAAGGCCTGCCGGTTTATTTCGCCGATGGGTCCCGACCGGAAAGTTTCCGGGCCGCCCACACCGATCAGGCACATGTTGCCGCCGTTGCGATGGGTTCGCCGCATGAAACCGAGAAAACCGTAGCCTTGCTGCGCCAGCATTACCCGCACCTGAGAATTTTTGCCCGTGCCCAGGATATTTCCCATATCGGCGCGCTGTCACGCAGCGGGGCGAATGCCGCCATCCCCGAAGTGCTGGAAACAGGCTTGCGCCTGTCGGACCATGTGCTTTCCGCCTGCGATGTTCCACAAGATGAAATTGATAGCGAGATTGCCAAATTCCGCCGGGCCGACATGCTGCTGATGAATGAGCTGGCCCCACGTTCGCCTTCTCATTCATCCGCCTCCGCAACGAAACCGGCTTCGGCAACCAACGAACCGGAACACAAGGCATAA
- a CDS encoding calcium/sodium antiporter, producing the protein MEQLIPYLQIVGGLVLLTAGGEFMVRGAVGLALLMGISKAIVGLTIVAAGTSAPEFVVSLNAALAGSGDIAMGNVVGSNIANILLILGAVAILKPIAASRTTTVRDGGAMLLGAVLFIGLCQFGVIERWAGALMLVVLVVIWYLTYKHDKNSPDAASALHESEAEEVGETPVGWIKPVIVTVVGIVALTYGADLLVEGGVTVAREFGVSEAVIGLTLVAVGTSLPELAASMVAAFRGHSDVALGNVLGSNLLNLLAIIGGVSVISPIIVPEQIAAFDIWMMLGVTVALLVVAYCARRIGRIAGVVFMAVYAAYIGALFAG; encoded by the coding sequence TTGGAACAGCTTATACCCTATTTGCAAATCGTTGGCGGACTTGTTCTTTTAACGGCCGGGGGCGAATTTATGGTGCGGGGCGCAGTCGGCCTGGCCCTGTTAATGGGGATTTCCAAGGCGATCGTCGGATTGACGATTGTTGCTGCGGGCACATCGGCCCCCGAATTTGTCGTGTCGTTAAATGCCGCCCTTGCCGGGTCGGGCGATATTGCGATGGGCAATGTCGTGGGGTCCAATATTGCCAATATCCTGCTTATTCTGGGGGCTGTGGCCATTCTCAAGCCGATCGCGGCCAGCCGCACCACCACGGTGCGTGATGGCGGGGCGATGCTGCTGGGCGCGGTGCTGTTTATCGGTCTTTGTCAGTTTGGGGTGATCGAGCGCTGGGCAGGTGCGTTGATGCTCGTGGTGTTGGTGGTGATCTGGTATTTGACCTATAAACACGATAAAAACAGCCCGGATGCCGCAAGTGCGCTGCATGAAAGCGAGGCCGAGGAAGTGGGCGAAACCCCGGTGGGATGGATCAAACCGGTTATTGTAACGGTTGTTGGTATCGTCGCTCTTACCTATGGGGCAGACCTTCTGGTTGAGGGCGGTGTGACGGTGGCACGCGAATTTGGTGTGTCCGAGGCCGTGATTGGTTTGACGCTGGTGGCTGTTGGCACGTCATTGCCCGAACTGGCAGCATCGATGGTGGCCGCATTTCGTGGACATTCCGATGTGGCGCTGGGCAATGTTCTGGGCTCGAACCTTTTGAACCTGTTGGCAATTATTGGCGGTGTTTCGGTTATTTCACCCATTATCGTGCCCGAACAAATTGCCGCGTTTGATATCTGGATGATGCTGGGCGTGACCGTGGCGCTTTTGGTTGTGGCTTATTGTGCGCGGCGTATTGGTCGCATTGCCGGTGTTGTTTTCATGGCGGTCTATGCCGCCTATATCGGTGCGCTGTTTGCCGGTTAA
- a CDS encoding SDR family oxidoreductase, which yields MTENVPATALITGAAKRIGRVIALDLAARGHDIVLHCNRSRGAAEELAGDIREMGRQCHVVCADLASETAMAGIVAEATDALGPVGLLVNNASTFEYDDVKSATRESWDFHMDVNLRAPFVLSQEFARLLPEDQSGLIVNIIDQRVWNLTPHFTTYTLSKAGLWTLTQTLSLGLAPRIRVNAIGPGPVLPSVRQSQEDFDAQCRKTPLGIGTSPQQICDAIRFFLAAPAVTGQMLALDGGQHMNWAPADRDDLPVE from the coding sequence ATGACTGAAAATGTGCCCGCAACAGCCCTGATCACCGGGGCAGCCAAACGGATCGGCCGGGTTATCGCACTTGATCTGGCTGCAAGGGGGCATGACATTGTTCTGCATTGCAACCGGTCACGCGGGGCGGCCGAAGAACTGGCCGGTGACATTCGTGAAATGGGGCGTCAATGCCATGTGGTGTGTGCCGACCTTGCCAGCGAAACCGCAATGGCCGGTATCGTGGCCGAGGCGACCGACGCCCTGGGGCCGGTGGGATTATTGGTCAATAACGCATCCACCTTTGAATATGACGATGTCAAATCGGCGACCCGTGAAAGCTGGGACTTTCACATGGATGTCAATTTGCGCGCACCGTTTGTTCTGTCGCAGGAATTTGCCCGTCTGCTGCCAGAAGACCAATCCGGGCTGATTGTGAATATTATTGATCAGCGTGTCTGGAACCTAACACCGCATTTTACCACTTATACCCTGTCCAAAGCCGGCTTGTGGACCCTGACGCAAACCCTGTCGCTGGGGCTTGCGCCGCGCATCCGGGTCAATGCCATTGGTCCGGGGCCGGTATTGCCCAGTGTACGGCAAAGCCAGGAAGATTTCGATGCCCAGTGCCGTAAAACCCCGTTGGGCATTGGGACATCTCCGCAGCAGATTTGCGACGCGATACGGTTTTTCCTTGCAGCACCGGCCGTCACGGGGCAAATGTTAGCCCTTGATGGTGGACAACATATGAATTGGGCCCCCGCCGACAGAGACGATTTGCCTGTCGAATAA
- the folB gene encoding dihydroneopterin aldolase, translated as MTAGLKQDDNITTLPYADQAGSLRRVFVRDMVINTSIGVYDFEKEAPQRVRINLDLSVVEGEGPKNDDLDNVLCYEELVKGVRAICADGHVNLVETLSENIAAMCLTDRRVRRVCVRVEKLDVFEDVGAVGVEIERFNLAR; from the coding sequence ATGACCGCAGGTCTGAAACAGGACGATAATATTACCACCCTGCCTTATGCCGATCAGGCAGGCAGCTTGCGGCGCGTTTTTGTGCGCGACATGGTGATCAATACCTCAATCGGGGTTTATGATTTTGAAAAAGAAGCCCCGCAACGGGTGCGCATTAATCTTGATCTTTCCGTTGTCGAGGGTGAAGGCCCCAAGAATGACGACCTTGATAATGTGCTGTGCTACGAGGAACTGGTCAAAGGGGTGCGCGCAATTTGTGCAGATGGCCACGTAAACCTTGTCGAGACACTCAGTGAAAACATAGCTGCCATGTGCCTGACCGACCGACGGGTGCGCAGGGTGTGTGTGCGGGTTGAAAAACTCGACGTGTTTGAAGATGTCGGTGCGGTCGGGGTCGAAATCGAACGCTTTAATCTCGCGCGGTGA